A stretch of Gossypium hirsutum isolate 1008001.06 chromosome A06, Gossypium_hirsutum_v2.1, whole genome shotgun sequence DNA encodes these proteins:
- the LOC107962866 gene encoding uncharacterized protein C6G9.01c: MAKKGSSTTPSRKAENKKEESIPEQKNSASKMAGNEIDEIFAGKKRKKPDPKGSEKPNGEEISKPKLSKKKSKKSKETNREGGFNEPSSRPRKRTADGFAIYTEEELGISKSGAGSTPLCPFDCDCCF, from the coding sequence ATGGCGAAGAAGGGTTCTTCAACGACGCCTTCTAGAAAagcagaaaataaaaaagaagaatctATTCCAGAACAGAAGAATTCAGCTTCTAAAATGGCTGGTAACGAAATCGACGAGATATTTGCAGGTAAAAAGAGGAAGAAACCCGACCCTAAAGGGTCCGAGAAACCGAACGGCGAGGAAATTTCAAAACCCAAATTGTCGAAaaagaagagtaaaaagagtaaAGAAACCAACAGGGAAGGAGGATTCAATGAACCTTCTTCTCGGCCTCGGAAAAGAACGGCAGATGGTTTTGCAATTTACACTGAAGAAGAATTGGGTATTAGTAAATCTGGTGCAGGAAGTACGCCACTTTGCCCATTTGATTGTGATTGTTGTTTTTGA